The Streptomyces sp. NBC_00162 sequence GGCAGGAGCAGCAGGGCTCCGACCACCCCCGCCCCCGTGAAGGCCGCGGCCACCGCCGCCAGACTCGCCAGCTGGCACCGCCAGGCGGCGGTCAGGGAACGGGATGTCGAACTCATGTCCTGTGCAGGGTAGCCGCAGCCGAACCGGCCCCGGAAGGTGTCCTCATGACCCACGGCAGGGCCGCGAGCAGGCACGCCGACCCGAAGCAGACCATCGGCAGGACGGCGCCGGACTCCTCGTCCAGGAAGAGCAGCATGCCGAGGTTGACCAGGGTGTGGAAGCCGCCCGCGAGCAGCAGCCGGCGGGCCCCGCCCGCGCCCTCGAGCGCGAGGCCCAGCACCACCGACATGGCCACGGTCGCGGCGAGGAAGGCCGCCGCGTACTGCGGGCGCTGTGCGAACACCGGCACGTGCCACAGCCCCCACAGCACACCCACGGTGACCGAGGACGCGAGCACGCCGAACCGGGTGCGCAGCAGCGGCTGGAGGAGACAGCGCCAGCCGAGCTCCTCGGCGCACGCCCCCACCAGCTGCGCCACGACGATCAGCGCGAAGGAGTGTTCCAGGGAACCGGGGCGGGTGAACCAGCCGTCGGCCGCGCCGCCTTGGACCAGCAGGTAGGCCAGGATCGCCAGCACGGTGATCAGCGGAGCCGTGGCGAGCAGCGCCGCGCCCCGCCCGGCCCCGCCCCGCCCGGCCCCGGACGGCCCGGCCCCGCGGACCAGCCGGGCGACCCGGTCGCGCTGGACCAGCGCCAGCGCGGCCACCGCGGCGGCCGGTCCGAACTGAGCCAGCTGGATCACCTCGGCGGGTACCCCGGCGGCCTGTTGCACCGCCCCCAGCGCACCCGCCGCCGCGAAGGCCACCGCGAGGAACCCGCCCGCCGTCCCCCACACCCGCTGTGACCGCGCCGCCCCGATGTCCTCGAACGTCTCCATGTCCCGCTCCGCTCCGCGTCGTTGACCGTGTACTCACGGACGACGATGCCGGGCGGAACGAACCCGGTCAGTGCACCTGACCACCGGGCTGGGGTGTACCCAGGTGCACCTGAGCTCCCGGGCGGCCGGAGGTGACGGGGCTCAGGCCGCGCCGCCCTTGGAAGCGGGGCCGAACTGCTCGTCCAGCACGGACAGCCGCCGCCAGTACTCGTCCTCGTCGATCTCGCCGGACGCGAAGCGGCGCCCCAGGATCCCGATGGGCGACTGCTCGCCGTAGGCCGCTCCCCGGGCCTGCCACGGCCCGCGGCGGCCGCGCCACACGGTGCGGCGCAGCACGGTCACGGCGCCGATCACGACCGCCGCCCAGATCAGCGGGAAGAACAGGATCCACGGGCCGGGCCCGTCGTACGCGAGGGTGGTGAGGGTGTTCATCTCGGTTCATCTCCTCGGAGGTTCGGAGGTGCGGACGTTTCGTCTCACTCCGAGACTGCCTCCGGGAGGGGCCCGGGTCGTCGTACGGCCGGCTGCACCGCGCCTACGACCAGGGGAGTACGGCGGCGCGCGGGGCCCGGTGTCAGCCGAGCCAGCCCGGCCGTACCAGCCCCGACTCGTAGGCCAGGACCACCAGCTGGGCGCGGTCGCGGGCGCCGAGCTTGACCATGGTCCGGCTGACGTGGGTCTTCGCGGTGAGGGGGCTGACGACCAGGCGGCGGGCGATCTCCTCGTTGGACAGGCCCATGCCCACCAGCGCCATCACCTCCCGCTCCCGGTCCGTGAGCCGGCCCAGATCCGCCGCGGCCGCGGGCCGCTTCGAGCGGGCCGCGAACTCCGAGATCAGACGGCGGGTCACGCCCGGGGACAGCAGCGCGTCGCCCTCCACCACCGCACGGACCGCGCGCAGCAGTTCCTCCGGCTCGGTGTCCTTGACGAGGAAGCCCGAGGCGCCGGACCGGATCGCCTCGAAGACGTACTCGTCGAGTTCGAAGGTGGTGAGCATGACGACCCTGACGGCAGCCAGCGCCCCGTCCTCGGTGATCCGCCGGGTGGCGGCGAGCCCGTCCAGCACCGGCATCCGGATGTCCATGAGGACGACGTCGGGGCGCAGCTCCCGCACCATCCGCACGGCCTCGTCCCCGTCGGCCGCCTCACCGGCCACCTCGATGTCGGGCTGCGCCGAGAGCAGCGCCCGGAACCCCGCCCGGACGAGGAGCTGGTCGTCGGCGAGCAGTACACGGATCACGGGTCCTCCTGGGACGTGACGGCCTTCAGCGGCAGCCTCGCCACCACCCGGAAACCCCCGCCGGTACGCGGCCCGGCCTCGATCGTGCCGCCCAGGGCGGCGGCCCGCTCACGCATGCCCACGAGCCCGTTCCCACTGCCCCCCGCGGCGCCTCCGGTGGCCGGGCCCTCGTCGTCCACGCGCAGCTCCAGGGCGCGCGGCTGCCATATGAGGCCGACGCGCGCGGTGCGCGCACCGGAGTGCCGTACGACGTTGGTCAGCGCCTCCTGCAGGATCCGGAAGGCGGCCAGGTCCGCGCCGGGCGGCAACGCCCGCGGCGTCCCCTCGGCCGCCACCTCCACGGCGAGGCCGGCCGCCGCGGCCTGCTCGACGAGCTCGGGAAGGCGGTCGAGACCGGGGGCGGGGGCGCGGGGCGCGTCACCGGGGGTGCGCAGGGTGTCGAGGACTTGCCGGACCTCGCCCAGGGCCTCCTTGCTGGCGGCCTTGATGGTGGTCAGAGCCGTACGGGCCTGCTCGGGGTCGGTGTCGAGCAGGGCCAGCCCGACGCCCGCCTGGACGTTGATCACCGAAATGCTGTGGGCGAGGACGTCGTGCAGTTCACGGGCGATGCGCAGCCGCTCCTCGTCCACCCGGCGCCGCTCGGCGGCAGCCCGCTCGACCCGCTCACGGGCCCACTGCTCCCGCCGTACGCGGACCAGCTCGGCGACGGCGAGCATCGCGAGCACCCACGCGGTAATGGCCAGCTCCTGCCCCCAGGGCGCCGGGCCGTCCCCGGCGGGCGGGAGCCACTGGTACAGCCAGTGGGCGATGAGCAGGTGCCCGGCCCAGAGCAGCCCGACGGCCCCCCAGGCGGCTGAGCGGTGACCGGCGACGACGGCCGCGAAACAGGCCAGCGCCAGGCTGACGAACACCGGGCCGTACGGGTACCCGGCGCCGATGTACACCAGGGTGACGGCGCTGACCCCGTACGCCACGGCCACCGGATGCCGGTGCCGGGCCAGGAGCAGTGCGGGCCCGAGCAGCAGCAGAAGCCGCGCGAACGCGTCCAGCCCCACCCGCCCGGGCTGCTCCCGCGCGGCCCAGCCGGAGGCGGCCTGCGCGAAGACGGCGACGAGCAGCACCGAGCGCCAGGCCGGGCCCCGCCCGGTCCGCTCCACCCATCGTCGCCACGGAGGACCGGGGCGCTCACGCCGCATTTCCATACGACCACGCTAGTGCGCGCCCGCCGTCACCCGCGTCACCCCGGCGTAGCGTTCGCGGCGTACTCCCCAGGTAGTACGCGCAGGCCCGACAGGCTAGGTTGCACGGATGCCGGGGCCGTCGTGAACACCCGACCCTGGCATCGAGGGGTTGCCGCGCTGCCGTAAATTGTCCCACGGCCCGCCGGGCCAGGCCGGACAAAAGGGACGATCGCGGGCAGGAGTGGGCAGGACATGGCGCGACGCGGACGTGCGGACACGGACCGAGGGGCCATCTCCGGCGAGCCTGCGGTCCCGGGCTCCGAGATAGCCGCCGCGGCCGACGGCGGACACGCCGCCCCGGGCTGGCTGCGCCTGGGGCGCGACGGCCGGCTGACCGCCTACGCGAGCTGCGCCGAGGGCCTGGTGCGCTGGACGGAGTCGGCACCCGGCTCGGACGTCTGGCACGGGCCCGACCTGTTCCCCGTAGAGGGCTGGGCCGGCCGGTACACGCTGACCCAGGACTCCAACGGCTTCGTCTGGTTCGCCGCCATCCGCCACCGGGACGGGGCGCCGGACGGCCGCGAATTCGTCATAGCGGCCCAATATCAGACAAGTCGGCCGCTGAGCGACTGGCGCGCCGTGGGCAATCCCTTCCCGCCGGGCGACGATTCGGCACCCGCTCCGGGCGCCCCCGTCGTCCTCGCCGACGGATCGGGCTCCCTCCACTACTTCGTCACCCGTTTCGGGGCGGGCATTCGCGCCCGGAGCCAGCGCTCCGACGGGTCATGGACCGCGTGGGCCGACCATGAACTCAGGTGGGTGCGCGGTGCGATCGTGCCGACCGAGCCGATCCAGGGCAGGGTCGGGTTCCTGGCGCCCTTCCGGGGCGGTGCCGTGCAGATGGGTCAGACGAAGCCGGGGGACGGGGCCCTCACCTGGCTGGGCCGGATGGAAGCGGACGCCGTCGAAGGGACGTACAGCTCCTGCGAGACGAGCCCCGGCGTCGCCACCCACTTCTGGCGCGCCCCGGCGGACGGAACCGTCGTCGCCTGCCGGCCGCAGCGGTTCGGCGTGGTGACGACGAGCGGGTTCATGTCCCTGGGCGGCGCGGGTGGCGTCGGCCCGGTCGGCGTCGTCCGTACGCCCATCAACGGTTACGACTGCACGGTCCTCCTCCAGCGCGGCGCCGAGGGATACCCGGAGATCGCGGCCTATCCCACGGAGGGTGAGCAGTACGGGGCCTGGTGGGCCCCTGTCGGAGACCGGTGCGCGGGACTCCCGGCCCTTGCTCTCGACGCCCGCGGCTCGGTCACGATCGCGATGCTCGACACGGACGGCGGGCTGCGGATCGCCCGGCAGGATCTCACGGCCGAGGGGCTCGCGTTCGGCGAATGGCGTCACGTGGGGTGAGTTTCATCACCGGGCCGCCCGGCCCCGTGGTGGGAATTGCTCATTCCGGTCCTTCCCCGCCCAACTGGACAGTTGGCGCGCCCGCTAGGCCCGGGATGTAGTTGCTCATTAACACATGCGAAACATTGCGCGGCCGGGGCGTTTCCGAATACTTGCTCGGCGTCAAACGATTGGCCTAGGCTGCACACGCCCTGTGAGGGCCGCATAAGTGTGCGGCCCGCGTCGGGCAGGACGGGCGAGGCGAGGGGGCGGCGGTGGTCGGGGGCGGAACTGGCTTCGTGTCGCGGCAGGTAGCCGCACGCCGGAAAAAGTGTGGCAATCAAGGAGTTTTCTGAGTGGCCGGTACGCCCCGCCTGAGTGTTGTCGTTCCCTTTCAGGACGTCGAGATATACCTCGAAGAGTGCCTGGAGTCGATAGCCAGGCAGACGTTCCCCGACCTCGAGGTCGTCATGGTCGACGACGGCTCGACGGACTCCTCGACCGCGATAGCCGCGGACTTCGCCCGCCGGGACTCCAGGTTCAGGCTCCTGCGCCAGGAGTCGATGGGACCGGGACATGCCCGTAATGTCGGCATTCGCGCAGCTCATCCCCAGGCGGAATTCCTGGCGTTCGTCGACGGCGACGACGTCATACCCGAGTACGCCTACGAGCTGCTCGTGCGGACCCTCGAAGCCTCCGGCTCCGACTTCGTGTCGGGCAACGTGCAGATGATGAACTCCACCAAGAAGTGGCAGTCTCCGCTGCACAAGGCGCCCATGCAGCGCAGCAAGCGCGGTACCCACATCACCAAGGTGCCGGAGCTCATCTACGACCGGACGGTCTGGAACAAGCTGTTCCGGCGGTCCTTCTGGGACTACCACTACATCGCTTTCCCCGAGGGAGTCATGTATGAGGACTCCTGGGTCAACATGTTCGCCCATTTCCGTGCGGCCAAGGTGGACATCCTCACGGACATCGTCTACTTCTGGCGGCGGCGCGAGGGAGGTGCCGCACCCTCCATCACCCAGCGGCACACCGAATTCAGCAATCTGCAGGACCGGGTCGCCGCCGTGCAGTCGGTCAGCCGGTTCCTCGCCGGACATCGCGCCAGGTCGT is a genomic window containing:
- a CDS encoding CPBP family intramembrane glutamic endopeptidase, with the protein product METFEDIGAARSQRVWGTAGGFLAVAFAAAGALGAVQQAAGVPAEVIQLAQFGPAAAVAALALVQRDRVARLVRGAGPSGAGRGGAGRGAALLATAPLITVLAILAYLLVQGGAADGWFTRPGSLEHSFALIVVAQLVGACAEELGWRCLLQPLLRTRFGVLASSVTVGVLWGLWHVPVFAQRPQYAAAFLAATVAMSVVLGLALEGAGGARRLLLAGGFHTLVNLGMLLFLDEESGAVLPMVCFGSACLLAALPWVMRTPSGAGSAAATLHRT
- a CDS encoding sensor histidine kinase: MRRERPGPPWRRWVERTGRGPAWRSVLLVAVFAQAASGWAAREQPGRVGLDAFARLLLLLGPALLLARHRHPVAVAYGVSAVTLVYIGAGYPYGPVFVSLALACFAAVVAGHRSAAWGAVGLLWAGHLLIAHWLYQWLPPAGDGPAPWGQELAITAWVLAMLAVAELVRVRREQWARERVERAAAERRRVDEERLRIARELHDVLAHSISVINVQAGVGLALLDTDPEQARTALTTIKAASKEALGEVRQVLDTLRTPGDAPRAPAPGLDRLPELVEQAAAAGLAVEVAAEGTPRALPPGADLAAFRILQEALTNVVRHSGARTARVGLIWQPRALELRVDDEGPATGGAAGGSGNGLVGMRERAAALGGTIEAGPRTGGGFRVVARLPLKAVTSQEDP
- a CDS encoding response regulator, whose protein sequence is MIRVLLADDQLLVRAGFRALLSAQPDIEVAGEAADGDEAVRMVRELRPDVVLMDIRMPVLDGLAATRRITEDGALAAVRVVMLTTFELDEYVFEAIRSGASGFLVKDTEPEELLRAVRAVVEGDALLSPGVTRRLISEFAARSKRPAAAADLGRLTDREREVMALVGMGLSNEEIARRLVVSPLTAKTHVSRTMVKLGARDRAQLVVLAYESGLVRPGWLG
- a CDS encoding SHOCT domain-containing protein, yielding MNTLTTLAYDGPGPWILFFPLIWAAVVIGAVTVLRRTVWRGRRGPWQARGAAYGEQSPIGILGRRFASGEIDEDEYWRRLSVLDEQFGPASKGGAA